In one Winogradskyella sp. MH6 genomic region, the following are encoded:
- the lon gene encoding endopeptidase La, translated as MKKSNFLSLDSLSLQDFDENSELIPLMTPEDEELINNESLPESLPILPLRNTVLFPGVVIPITAGRDTSIKLIDDANKGGKVIGVVAQKDELVENPSAQDIYKTGTVARILKVLKMPDGNTTVIIQGKKRFMVNEVISEKPYLTATISDLSETKPEAGNEEFSAIIDSIKDLSLEIIKESPNIPTEATFAIKNIESNSFLVNFVSSNMNLKVEEKQELLKINDLKERALQTLKYMNLEYQKLELKNDIQSKVQSDMNQQQREYFLHQQMKTIQEELGGGVSSGQEIEDMKARAKEKNWDDKVKEHFDKELAKMQRMNPQVAEYSIQRNYLDLFLDLPWNEYSEDKFDLKRAMKILDRDHFGLDDVKKRIIEYLAVLKLRNDMKSPILCLYGPPGVGKTSLGKSIAEALGREYVRISLGGLRDEAEIRGHRKTYIGAMPGRIIQSLKKAGTSNPVFVLDEIDKLSSGHQGDPSSAMLEVLDPEQNSEFYDNFLEMGYDLSKVMFIATSNSLNTIQPALRDRMEIINVTGYTIEEKVEIAKRHLLPKQLKEHGLDSKSLKIGKPQLEKIVEGYTRESGVRGLEKQIAKMVRYAAKNIAMEEDYNVKVSNEDIIEVLGSPRLERDKYENNNVAGVVTGLAWTRVGGDILFIESILSKGKGSLTITGNLGKVMRESATIAMEYIKANADEFGINPEVFDKYNVHIHVPEGATPKDGPSAGVTMLTSLVSLFTQRKVKKSLAMTGEITLRGKVLPVGGIKEKILAAKRAKIKEILLCEDNKRDIDEIKPEYLKGLTFHYVKDMSEVLDIAITNQKVKNAKKL; from the coding sequence ATGAAGAAATCAAATTTTTTAAGTCTTGACAGTTTGTCATTACAGGATTTTGACGAAAATTCAGAATTAATTCCATTAATGACTCCAGAAGATGAGGAATTAATTAATAATGAATCTTTACCAGAGTCCTTGCCAATTCTACCATTACGAAATACTGTGTTGTTTCCTGGTGTTGTAATTCCTATTACAGCAGGAAGAGACACCTCTATCAAACTTATAGATGATGCCAATAAAGGAGGAAAAGTTATAGGTGTTGTAGCGCAAAAGGACGAATTGGTTGAGAACCCTTCTGCTCAAGATATTTATAAAACAGGTACAGTTGCACGTATTCTTAAAGTGCTAAAAATGCCAGATGGTAATACAACGGTTATTATTCAAGGTAAAAAGCGTTTTATGGTTAATGAAGTTATTTCAGAAAAACCATACTTAACCGCAACAATTTCTGATTTATCTGAGACTAAACCAGAAGCAGGAAATGAAGAATTTTCAGCAATTATAGACTCTATAAAAGATTTATCATTAGAGATTATTAAAGAAAGTCCAAACATTCCTACTGAGGCTACTTTTGCTATAAAAAACATAGAAAGTAACTCGTTCTTGGTGAATTTTGTGTCTTCAAATATGAATCTTAAGGTCGAAGAAAAACAGGAGCTTTTAAAGATCAATGATTTAAAAGAACGTGCGCTTCAGACTTTAAAATACATGAACTTAGAATATCAAAAACTTGAGTTAAAGAACGATATTCAAAGTAAGGTTCAGAGTGACATGAACCAGCAACAGCGTGAGTATTTCTTGCATCAACAGATGAAAACCATTCAGGAAGAATTGGGTGGTGGTGTATCTTCTGGTCAGGAGATAGAAGATATGAAAGCACGTGCTAAGGAAAAGAACTGGGACGATAAAGTAAAAGAGCATTTTGACAAAGAATTAGCCAAAATGCAACGTATGAATCCTCAGGTTGCAGAATATTCTATTCAGCGTAATTATCTCGATTTATTTTTAGACTTACCATGGAATGAATACAGTGAGGATAAGTTCGATTTAAAACGTGCTATGAAAATCCTAGATCGCGATCATTTTGGATTAGACGATGTTAAAAAACGAATCATAGAATATTTAGCAGTTTTAAAGCTTCGTAATGATATGAAGTCGCCAATACTTTGTTTGTATGGACCTCCAGGTGTTGGTAAAACATCCTTAGGAAAATCTATTGCAGAGGCTTTAGGTAGAGAATATGTAAGAATTTCACTTGGTGGTTTACGTGACGAAGCTGAGATTAGAGGTCATAGAAAAACCTATATTGGCGCAATGCCAGGGCGAATTATTCAGAGTTTAAAGAAAGCTGGCACATCTAATCCTGTGTTTGTTTTAGATGAGATTGATAAATTGTCTTCTGGTCATCAAGGCGATCCTTCGTCTGCGATGTTAGAAGTTCTAGATCCTGAGCAAAACAGTGAGTTTTATGATAACTTCCTAGAAATGGGTTACGACCTTTCTAAGGTTATGTTTATAGCAACGTCTAATAGCCTTAATACCATTCAACCAGCATTAAGAGATCGTATGGAAATCATTAATGTTACGGGTTATACTATTGAAGAAAAAGTAGAAATTGCAAAACGTCACTTATTACCAAAGCAGCTCAAAGAACATGGTTTAGATAGCAAATCACTAAAAATAGGAAAGCCGCAATTAGAAAAAATCGTTGAAGGCTATACGCGTGAGTCTGGTGTTAGAGGATTAGAGAAGCAAATTGCAAAAATGGTGCGTTATGCCGCCAAAAATATCGCAATGGAAGAGGACTACAATGTCAAAGTCTCTAACGAAGATATTATTGAAGTCTTAGGATCACCAAGATTAGAACGCGATAAATATGAAAATAATAACGTAGCGGGTGTGGTTACAGGCTTGGCTTGGACTAGAGTAGGAGGTGATATTTTGTTTATTGAGTCTATACTTTCAAAAGGAAAAGGTAGTCTTACCATAACAGGAAACCTTGGTAAAGTAATGCGCGAGTCTGCTACGATAGCTATGGAATATATCAAAGCTAATGCAGATGAGTTTGGTATAAATCCTGAAGTTTTTGATAAGTACAATGTACATATTCATGTTCCGGAAGGCGCTACACCAAAAGACGGACCAAGTGCTGGTGTTACGATGTTAACGTCTTTAGTGTCGTTGTTTACGCAACGTAAAGTGAAGAAAAGTTTGGCTATGACGGGTGAAATTACTTTGAGAGGAAAAGTGTTGCCTGTTGGTGGAATTAAAGAAAAAATCTTAGCTGCTAAGCGCGCAAAAATTAAAGAGATTCTTTTGTGTGAAGATAATAAGCGCGATATTGACGAAATAAAGCCAGAATATCTAAAAGGCTTAACCTTCCATTATGTGAAAGATATGAGTGAGGTTTTGGATATTGCGATTACAAATCAAAAAGTAAAGAATGCTAAAAAGCTTTAA
- a CDS encoding LysM peptidoglycan-binding domain-containing protein → MLKSFKLVFTISIALLSWLNCFSQEEGQYKDVILDGKPAKLNVITGEITLVNSDTETVIVTTDSLTKQYNNELKESSVIQIEAEYHTVKENETLLEIANKYNTTLTALKEANNLETTLVDAGQKLRVSNFEAQPESTLKIEEVEDSTVTVSSENNSGIHIVENGDTLYSLSKRYGFTVDELKTKNGLTSNLIKVGQELNVSHSDYKNSSTNKSFWTVSKGDTLYNISKRNGLTVDELKSLNGLTDNLILVGQTLKLK, encoded by the coding sequence ATGCTAAAAAGCTTTAAGTTAGTTTTTACAATTAGTATTGCCCTTTTATCATGGCTAAATTGTTTTAGTCAAGAAGAAGGGCAATATAAAGATGTAATCTTAGATGGTAAACCAGCGAAACTTAATGTGATTACTGGAGAAATTACTTTAGTGAACTCCGATACTGAAACAGTAATTGTTACGACTGATTCTCTTACAAAGCAATATAATAATGAACTCAAAGAATCATCAGTAATACAAATAGAAGCGGAATATCATACTGTAAAAGAAAACGAAACGCTTTTAGAGATAGCTAATAAATACAACACAACATTAACAGCTTTAAAGGAAGCTAATAATTTAGAAACAACTCTAGTTGATGCAGGGCAAAAACTTAGAGTTAGCAATTTTGAAGCCCAACCAGAAAGTACATTGAAAATTGAAGAAGTAGAAGATTCTACTGTTACTGTTTCTTCCGAAAATAATTCTGGTATTCACATCGTAGAAAATGGAGATACACTTTATAGTTTAAGTAAACGATATGGTTTTACCGTAGATGAATTGAAAACTAAAAATGGTTTAACTTCAAACTTAATAAAGGTAGGTCAAGAGTTAAATGTCTCTCATTCCGACTACAAAAACTCATCAACAAACAAATCCTTTTGGACTGTGTCTAAAGGAGATACCTTATATAACATTTCGAAAAGAAACGGACTTACAGTTGATGAATTAAAATCTCTAAACGGACTTACTGATAATTTGATTTTAGTAGGGCAGACCTTGAAGTTAAAGTAG
- the porQ gene encoding type IX secretion system protein PorQ → MIKRVTQFCFMLLALPLFAQLGGESTYQFLNLVSSPRQAALGGKIITNFDHDVTEALYNPASLNWQMHNQLAVNVSSYLGGITYGSAAYAYTWDRHVQTFHFGVTYINYGTFDGYDVNGNSTGTFSGNEAAISAGYNYNIPFTDFYVGANVKIITSLLEQYNSVGGAVDLGIMYINEKIDFHAALTVRNLGTQFTTYAGQNEPLPFEVNFGMSQTLENVPIRWHLTMENLQEWPIGVSNPARATTDLDGNQTQEKVGFFNNALRHLILGAELWPERGFNLRFGYNFRRAEELRIVDQRNFSGLSVGVGIRLNSMRFSYTHARYTSASNTSFFGLQIDLDGRRRR, encoded by the coding sequence ATGATAAAGAGGGTTACCCAATTCTGTTTTATGCTTTTAGCGTTACCGTTGTTTGCTCAATTGGGTGGCGAATCTACTTATCAATTTCTCAACCTTGTATCATCACCAAGACAAGCTGCATTAGGAGGTAAAATTATTACCAACTTTGATCATGATGTTACTGAAGCCTTGTATAATCCAGCATCATTAAACTGGCAAATGCATAACCAATTGGCAGTAAATGTATCTAGTTATTTAGGTGGTATTACTTATGGTTCAGCTGCATATGCGTATACTTGGGACAGACATGTACAAACGTTTCATTTTGGTGTAACTTATATTAACTACGGAACGTTTGATGGATATGATGTTAATGGAAATTCCACAGGAACCTTCAGTGGGAACGAAGCAGCAATTTCAGCAGGTTATAATTACAATATTCCATTCACGGATTTTTATGTAGGAGCAAATGTGAAGATTATTACATCTTTACTAGAACAGTATAATTCGGTTGGTGGCGCAGTAGATTTGGGTATCATGTACATCAATGAAAAGATAGATTTTCATGCAGCATTAACGGTAAGAAATCTCGGGACTCAGTTTACAACGTATGCAGGCCAAAATGAACCTTTACCATTTGAGGTAAACTTTGGAATGTCGCAAACCTTAGAAAACGTTCCAATTAGATGGCACCTAACGATGGAAAACTTGCAAGAATGGCCAATAGGTGTATCTAATCCTGCCAGAGCAACAACAGATTTAGATGGAAACCAGACCCAAGAAAAAGTCGGATTTTTCAATAATGCATTACGTCATTTAATTTTGGGAGCCGAGTTATGGCCAGAACGTGGCTTTAATCTACGATTTGGTTATAATTTTCGACGTGCAGAAGAATTAAGAATTGTAGATCAAAGAAATTTTTCAGGTTTGTCAGTTGGTGTGGGTATTCGATTAAATTCCATGCGATTTAGTTATACACACGCCAGATATACAAGTGCATCTAACACTAGTTTTTTTGGACTTCAAATAGATTTAGACGGAAGACGAAGACGATAA
- the cmk gene encoding (d)CMP kinase, giving the protein MSKIVIAIDGFSSTGKSTIAKQLAKQLNYIYVDTGAMYRAVTYFAMKNELIGEDFFHSEKLIERLNEIHITFKFNEALGFAEVYLNGENIEKEIRTLEVSKYVSPVATISEVRQKLVEQQQLMGKDKGIVMDGRDIGTVVFPDAELKIFMTASAETRAQRRYKELLERGHNLSYDEVLENVTTRDRIDSTREDSPLVKAEDAIEIDNSDLTIEEQIETLLKLAKSKV; this is encoded by the coding sequence ATGAGTAAAATAGTCATAGCCATAGATGGATTTTCTTCAACAGGTAAGAGTACTATCGCAAAGCAATTAGCAAAACAACTCAACTATATTTATGTTGATACAGGTGCTATGTACAGGGCAGTGACATATTTTGCTATGAAAAACGAATTGATAGGAGAAGACTTCTTTCATTCTGAAAAACTTATTGAACGACTCAATGAAATACATATAACTTTTAAGTTTAATGAAGCGTTAGGGTTTGCCGAAGTATACTTAAATGGTGAAAATATTGAAAAGGAGATTAGAACTTTAGAAGTCTCAAAGTATGTAAGTCCCGTAGCAACAATTTCTGAAGTGCGTCAAAAACTGGTAGAACAACAACAGTTAATGGGTAAGGATAAAGGCATTGTAATGGATGGTAGAGACATTGGTACTGTTGTTTTTCCTGATGCTGAATTAAAAATATTTATGACAGCTTCTGCTGAAACCAGAGCTCAAAGACGTTATAAAGAATTATTAGAACGTGGTCACAATCTTAGTTATGACGAGGTTTTAGAAAATGTAACCACAAGAGATCGAATTGATTCTACAAGAGAAGATTCTCCTTTAGTTAAAGCAGAAGATGCTATCGAAATCGATAACTCGGATTTAACAATTGAAGAACAAATAGAAACGTTGCTAAAACTAGCAAAGTCTAAAGTATAA
- a CDS encoding LysM peptidoglycan-binding domain-containing protein, which yields MVKAKYQDVLDLGEQLNIQDGKVEVENGQLKVWGTAATQYEKNLLWDKIKEIGGDEPSDIMADIKVADESVYARHTVKSGETLGKIAKHYYGDAMKYKQIFEANTNILKNPDLIHPDQELVIPNL from the coding sequence ATGGTTAAAGCAAAATACCAAGACGTTCTGGATTTAGGGGAACAATTAAACATTCAAGATGGTAAAGTTGAAGTTGAAAACGGTCAGCTTAAAGTTTGGGGAACAGCAGCTACTCAATATGAGAAAAACTTACTTTGGGATAAGATAAAAGAAATCGGTGGCGATGAACCTTCTGATATTATGGCAGATATTAAAGTTGCTGATGAATCAGTTTATGCTAGACATACTGTGAAATCTGGTGAAACTTTGGGCAAAATTGCTAAACACTACTATGGTGATGCAATGAAATACAAACAAATTTTTGAAGCGAATACTAATATTCTTAAAAATCCGGATTTAATTCATCCAGATCAAGAATTAGTGATTCCTAATTTATAA
- the rpsA gene encoding 30S ribosomal protein S1, whose protein sequence is MAENKTNQAEVEATEAKTVEAPVVSEAQANPEKFLKEFDWHNYEEGIEQVEDTKLAEFEKLVSENFVDTLDDEVVEGEVIHITDRDAIIDINAKSEGVISLNEFRYNPDLKVGDKVEVLIDVREDATGQLVLSHRKARVIKAWDRVNKAHETGEIVNGFVKCRTKGGMIVDVFGIEAFLPGSQIDVKPIRDYDQYVNKTMEFKVVKINHEFKNIVVSHKALIEADIEEQKKEIIGQLEKGQVLEGVVKNITSYGVFIDLGGVDGLIHITDLSWSRINHPNEIVELDQKLNVVILDFDENKSRIQLGLKQLSKHPWEALGEDLKVGDKVKGKVVVIADYGAFVEVADGVEGLVHVSEMSWSTHLRSAQDFVSVGDEIEAQVLTLDREDRKMSLGIKQLTPDPWTDITSKYPVGSRHTGIVRNFTNFGVFVELEEGIDGLIYISDLSWTKKIKHPSEFCNVGDKLDVVVLELDVEGRKLSLGHKQTEENPWDKYETEFAVGTSHTAAITEIVDKGATIEFNEDIVAFVPSRHIEKEDGSKLKKGEEAEFKIIEFNKEFKRVVASHTAVFREEEAKIVKQAVKKAEAQAAEAKPTLGDANDALQALKDKMDGKK, encoded by the coding sequence ATGGCTGAAAACAAAACAAATCAAGCTGAGGTTGAAGCAACTGAAGCAAAAACAGTTGAAGCTCCAGTAGTTTCTGAAGCTCAAGCAAATCCAGAAAAATTCTTAAAAGAGTTCGATTGGCACAATTACGAAGAAGGAATTGAGCAGGTAGAGGACACTAAACTTGCAGAATTTGAAAAATTAGTATCTGAAAATTTCGTTGACACTTTAGATGACGAGGTTGTAGAAGGTGAAGTAATCCACATCACTGATAGAGATGCTATTATTGACATTAACGCTAAATCTGAAGGTGTAATTTCTCTTAACGAGTTCCGTTACAATCCAGATTTAAAAGTTGGTGATAAAGTAGAAGTATTAATTGATGTACGCGAAGATGCTACAGGTCAGTTAGTATTATCTCACAGAAAAGCTCGTGTTATCAAAGCATGGGATAGAGTTAATAAAGCTCACGAAACTGGTGAAATCGTTAATGGTTTCGTTAAGTGTAGAACTAAAGGTGGTATGATCGTTGACGTTTTCGGAATCGAAGCATTCTTACCAGGTTCTCAAATTGACGTTAAACCAATTAGAGATTACGATCAGTACGTTAATAAAACTATGGAATTCAAAGTTGTTAAGATCAACCACGAATTTAAGAACATAGTAGTTTCTCACAAAGCACTTATCGAGGCTGATATCGAGGAACAAAAGAAAGAAATCATTGGCCAGTTAGAAAAAGGACAAGTATTAGAAGGTGTTGTTAAAAACATTACTTCTTACGGTGTGTTTATCGATTTAGGTGGTGTAGATGGTTTAATTCATATTACAGACTTATCATGGTCTCGTATCAACCATCCAAATGAGATTGTTGAGTTAGATCAGAAATTAAATGTTGTAATTCTTGATTTTGATGAAAACAAATCTAGAATTCAATTAGGTCTTAAGCAATTATCTAAGCATCCTTGGGAAGCTTTAGGTGAAGATCTTAAAGTTGGCGACAAAGTAAAAGGTAAAGTAGTGGTTATCGCTGATTACGGTGCTTTTGTTGAGGTTGCTGATGGTGTAGAAGGTTTAGTACACGTTAGTGAAATGTCTTGGTCTACACACTTACGTTCTGCTCAAGATTTTGTTTCTGTAGGTGATGAAATCGAAGCTCAAGTATTAACTTTAGATAGAGAAGACCGTAAAATGTCTCTTGGTATTAAGCAATTAACACCAGATCCATGGACTGATATTACGTCTAAGTATCCTGTAGGTTCTAGACACACAGGTATTGTACGTAACTTTACTAACTTCGGTGTATTTGTTGAATTAGAAGAAGGTATTGATGGATTAATTTACATCTCTGATTTATCTTGGACTAAGAAAATTAAGCACCCATCAGAATTCTGTAACGTTGGAGATAAATTAGACGTTGTAGTATTAGAATTAGATGTTGAAGGACGTAAATTGTCTTTAGGTCACAAACAAACTGAAGAGAATCCTTGGGATAAATACGAAACTGAGTTTGCTGTAGGTACGTCTCATACTGCTGCTATTACTGAAATAGTAGACAAAGGAGCTACAATAGAGTTTAACGAAGATATCGTTGCATTTGTTCCTTCTCGTCACATAGAGAAAGAAGATGGTTCTAAACTTAAGAAAGGTGAAGAAGCAGAATTCAAAATCATTGAGTTCAATAAAGAATTCAAAAGAGTTGTAGCTTCTCACACAGCAGTGTTTAGAGAAGAAGAAGCTAAGATCGTTAAGCAAGCTGTTAAGAAAGCAGAAGCTCAAGCGGCAGAAGCTAAACCAACTTTAGGTGATGCAAACGATGCTTTACAAGCACTTAAAGATAAAATGGACGGAAAGAAGTAA